DNA from Fusobacterium perfoetens:
TTAAAATTCAAGAAGAATTAAAAGGAAAAGAAGTTGAAGCATCTGTTGGTGGAGGAGCTGTTGTAGTAAAAGCAAACGGACAAAAAGAAATTTTAAGCATCAATATTTCTGAAGATATAATTAAAGAAGCTGCTGAAGATAAAGAAATGCTTGAAGATTTAGTTCTTTCAGCTGTAAAAGAAGTTATGAGACAAGCTGAAGAATTATCTGAAAAAGAAATGGGAAAAGTAACTGGAGGAATGAATATTCCTGGATTATTCTAGTAAAAAAAGTATTTTTTAAGGGGACTGCTGCATTTTGTAAATTAGAAAATGCAACAGTCTTTTTTTATATTTGCTTTATTCTTTTAAAAATATTATAATTTAAAATAAGAAAAATATATTGGGAGAAAATCAGATGACTGAAAAAGAAATAGAA
Protein-coding regions in this window:
- a CDS encoding YbaB/EbfC family nucleoid-associated protein; the protein is MVRKLKSPKGNGNNQMDILRQAQAMQQEMLKIQEELKGKEVEASVGGGAVVVKANGQKEILSINISEDIIKEAAEDKEMLEDLVLSAVKEVMRQAEELSEKEMGKVTGGMNIPGLF